In Zalophus californianus isolate mZalCal1 chromosome 17, mZalCal1.pri.v2, whole genome shotgun sequence, one DNA window encodes the following:
- the BSPH1 gene encoding binder of sperm protein homolog 1: protein MALHVGLLLLWVCRFHRVVGADYEETIIHFPEVKDGKCFFPFHYKNEIFYDCIKFRTKHKWCSLNETYQGYWKYCSEDDFAKCVFPFWYRHMIYRECTEDGDAFGKKWCSLTQHYNKDKIWKYCD from the exons ATGGCCTTGCATGTGGGGCTCCTGTTGCTCTGGGTCTGCCGATTTCACCGTGTGGTCGGTGCTGACTATGAGG aaactaTAATTCACTTTCCAGAAGTCAAAG ATGGCAAATGTTTCTTTCCATTCCactacaaaaatgaaatattctatgACTGCATCAAGTTCAGGACGAAACACAAGTGGTGTTCCCTAAATGAGACTTACCAAGGCTATTGGAAATACTGCTCTGAAGATG ACTTTGCAAAATGCGTGTTTCCCTTCTGGTACAGACACATGATCTACCGGGAATGTACTGAAGATGGGGATGCTTTTGGGAAAAAATGGTGTTCGCTGACCCAGCATTATAACAAGGACAAGATTTGGAAATATTGTGACTGA